In Pseudorasbora parva isolate DD20220531a chromosome 1, ASM2467924v1, whole genome shotgun sequence, the DNA window ctaatgatcTCAGTTGAATCAGGAGTGATATATGAGGGAGACACACAAAAtatgcagggctggtggtacccCAGggcaggtttgagaaccactgatatAGAGCATGTGAGGAGCTTCTGCAAGACATTACAGACCTAACTGTTTTAGTGTAGTCTGAAAGCTCTTACTTGTATGTGCTGTAGTCTCTTGTTTACTCTGGGGTCACTGAGGTAACGTTTTCCCATCACTACATTTAGATCATCTGCACTGAGCGCTTCAGTTCGCCCAGGCTCCGCCACACAATGAGCAGCCACCACGACCCAGTGCTGGTTCACCAGAGCCCCGCTGCAGACAAGCTGCCATCTCTGGTCCTTCTTAACCCAATcgttctcctcctcctccccctcctcttcctcatctATGGCAAATGTGTCCCCTCGTCTTTTGGTCCTTGCCATAAGAGGACTGGCATTGTACAGACGGGTGTATATGGCAGCATGCCATGGCCAGTGAATCTCTGTTAAATTTTGGGGACTGGCAGGTGGCAGTTTACCACATACTGGAAGAGAATGAGTTCCTGATTGAGTTCTGGCACTCATTTCCAATTATATCAGATTATTTAGtgtttgtttaatatatttaaaattaatatatatatatatatatttaaaattaatatatatatatatatttaaaatttatatatatatatatatatatatatatatatatatatatatatatatatatatatatatatatatatatatatatatatatatatatatatataaacaatagaTATTATGAAATAGatgttaatatatatttttttttaatctgttcTGTCAGGGTTATTAGTAGCCAACatagaaaatatttataaacaagAAATCTGGTGCCAAAATATGCTGTAAGTGTGTTAGTGCTTCCCCCACCTGGTGAACAGGAGAAATGACGACCACTCCACTTGCCAGTCTTTAGGCATGTGCGGCGTGCACTACCGGAAGGCTTGTAAAGTGCTGAAACACACTCATATTCTATGCTGGTATACACATGATGGAAAGTTGGTGGCAAATCTCCGAAAACAGGAAAAACTTTCCCCGGCATGTCTGCGTCAGTTTCTCCCTGACTGGATGCAGAGTACAGCTTGTGGACTGGACTTTTCCTACCATTAAAAGGAATACAATTAGAATccagaattaaataaaacaacattACGAGTTTAATATCACACCATCACAAAGGAATGAAAAATGTCTACCTGGAAGGAGGTTGGTATTTTAAAACCTTCTGTCGCACAAGTTTTGAAACTTTAGGTTCTCTACAGGCTGTAAAACAGTTTAACTGCTCTAGTACAGTGTGAgcaaaacatattttataatTGATATTTTGTTACTGAAGTAGAGACGGTACCTCTGACACAGAGGGGCTGACTGCCGCTCCAGGACCCATTGTTCTGGCATGTTCTTTTCGAGTCTCCACTGAGAATGTACGTATTGTTGCAGAAATATTCCACATATTTTGTTCTGCCATCAGAGCCTGAAACCTCTGAGTATCCATTGTGGACTTGTGGTGGAGTGGGACATTCTTTTATAATCACTTCTGTAAATCAAATGGCAGTAGAACAAGTCACTGAATTTTACAAAGATCCGGCAGCCTTTTCCACTagcaaaacatatttttagagcattgtatatatttaaatacatctaTTTTTCATAGATTTTAAAATGCTGAAAGATCTCAATAAGAAATTCTGACGTTCTGTGATCTCAAGATCAAAGAAGCCTGTCTCCCAGGCATACAGGCACACCTGACTCTGATTGTAAGAATCTTTGTCAGTCTCAAAGGGTGTAATACCAAAAGCACTTGTCAAAACTACATAAGAGTCAGTGTACCCTTTATGCATACAGGAGCGCTTCCACTCCAAGTGCCGTTGGGAAGACATGCCCGCTGAGATGCTCCCTTGAGCTTGTACGGTTTATAGCAAAGGTACTGAACCGAGCTGAGGATGTCGCCTTCCTTGTACTGCAGGAAGCGATCTCCGTGCGCAGGTCTCGGGGGGGTTGCGCAGAGAGGTGGTGCTTGACCTTGTGAAAAGCAATAACATGTTATGATGCAATATGTAAGCATTAAAAATTAAACCATGACTTTTAATCTCTCTTTAAGTGTGGGTTTATGGCTCAGCAAAACCAATAAAAAAGCCTCTGCAAGTTATTTACAATTAGAGAAAACATATGCCTGCGTTTAGGAAATGAGCTGTATTGTTGAGGATCTGATAAACAAATTATTGTAAATGAATGAACTGCAAATAAAATACACTccaatataaacaaacaaacaaagtgTATGGATAGCTATATATTTTGTACCTGAGACTTCTTGGAATGTGGCAAAAAATCCATCATAGTTATTGTAGCCATCTGACACAAAAAGAATATGCAGAGAGTTTCCAGAGCTTCTGATTAGTGAAGGGCTTTCATCCCCACAGTATCTGCCAATCACAGGCGACTTTCGACTGTCCCCATCCCGCACCTCTACATAGTCATATTGACAACTATGGTCGGATTCCAGGCTAATCATTGAGAACCTGGACACATGTGAACATTGAAAACATGTATTGAGAAAACATACTGtttacaccaatcaggcatacaattatgaccaccttcctaatattgtgttggtgccccttttgctgccaaaactgcCCTAAcacgtcgaggcatggactccactagactcctgaaggtgtgctgtggtatttgACACCTAggtgttagcagcagatcctttaagtcctgtaagttgcgaggtggtgcctccatggatcagattagtttgttcagcacatcccacagatgctcgataggattgagatctgaggaatttggaggtcaattaaacacctcaaactcattgttgtgctacTCAAAttattcctgaaccatttttgctttgaggcagggcacattatcctgttGAAAGACGCCACAGCCAGCAGGAAATACTGTTtcaatgaaagggtgtacatagtctgcaacaatgcttaggtaggtggtacgtgtcaaagtaacttccacatggatggcaggacccaaggtttcccagcagtacattgcccaaagcatcacactgactctgccggcttgccttctttccacagtgcatcctggtgccatgtgttccccaggcaAGTGGCACACGTGCACCctgccatccacatgatgtaaaaggaAATTATGATTAATCAGACCAGTCCACCTACTTCCATTGCTCTTTGGTCCAGTTATGATGCTCaagtgcccactgttggcgcctaaggtggtggacaggggtcagcatgggcaccctgactgttCTGCGGCTATGTAGCCCCATAAGCAACAATCTGCGATGCACTGATTCTGCCTTTCTATCAGaatcagcattaacttcttgagcagtttgagcttgagtagctcatctgtttgatcagatcACACGTGCCAGCCTTCTCTCCCCACATGCATTAATGAGCCTTGGTCACCCATAACCCTGTCGCCAGTTTACCACTGTTCCCTTCTTGAACCACTTTTGACAGATACTCACCACTGCAGACcgtgctctgacccagtcatctagcaatcacaatttggctcttgtcaaactcactcaaatccttacgcttgcccatttttcctgcttctaacagaTCAACTTTGAGGCCGTgatgccgtgatgaagagataatcagtgttattcaacTCAccaggtcataatgttatgcctgatcagtgtatatctGCATTATAACAGGTTATTCAAACTGAATTAATTGGGAAATGTTTAAATGACAATTTATTATTCATCAGCTTTGTAGCGTTTATAGTAGTTACCTGAGCTCCACCGTTGCTCCTCTGTCAACTTGTAGTGTCCATTCACATTTGGCGTTGATCGGATAACTCTCTAAAGTCACATGACCATGTGGTCTCTGTATAACTTCTCCACATGCTAAAGTTGGCAGGTAGAGTGTGTGtctaaatgtattcatttatttgtggCAATAAAAAGCAATAGTTACACTTCATGTATTAAATGGATTCTGGAAAGAACCGAAAGACTCACTGAGACAGTCTCCACCAGACCACCCTTGACGACACGCTGAGCAGTACCTGCCTCTGATGTAGAAATTATCTTTGGCCTGCCAGGTGCCATTGTTGCAAGTCTTGCAGTTGTCAAAAATGCTGCAAcctggatggatggacagacagacagacataaagTTACACAGATGTAGGCTATATAAATCAAATAATTTGAACTGCTCAAGTTGAAAACATACACTTACAGGTTATCTAAAGTTCGAGTTGTGTTCTATCTTACCCTGGTGTAGGATGCAGGGGTCACACTCATCCAGAACATTTCGACAGCAGGGTACAGCGTAGCCCACTTTTGTTCCCTGTGATGGGCACTTACATGCAATCTGCTCATACTCACAGCAGGTACGGCACATGGCGTTCCACTGTGGGCCGGGACACGTATCCTCCTGCGACCTAAAAACTACATCAAGCAGACTAAAAGTCATAAACAGTATGTCTTCCATGCTTTTCTAGAATTCATGTGACTGACACTATGTGAATGGTGCCTTGTTCTTCAAATGAAGTATTCACTGTGATGCACATGTTAGAGTCCCCAATTCAGGCAGGGGAAAGTCATTAATATTACCCATCAGCTAGCAAAAAGCTGATGTGAAGGTTTGTCTGCGccagacaaaaatgtaaatgtttatgaTGCTGTGTAGACAACCAAGCTATCTTTATGTCCTCAACCATGTCTTGGCAGGTTCAAGTCATGCTTCTGTCACAGATCTGACTACCAGTCTTGTAATTATAGTCTGTGATCTTTCATCACCTATCAAGGGTTTTGCTGGGACCACAACTGAGATGAGTAACTGTGATAATTGTGCAACAGTGCCAAAATTATAACCCTAATCTACTAATTCCGTTTTTGTGGGAGCAAGATTCCTGTCTGTGTCTAGCCATCTGTGAGTTTAAAGACAGGTTCCTTTAGTCATGTCCTGGTGCATTTATCTCATGTCTGTTTTTctcatttgtgagaaaatgtcCAAAGAGATTTATGCATGTTAACTTAAGCACATGTATTCAGGTTTACCAAACACTAAATATAACTGACCATGAAGTAAacctctatatatatatatatatataaaatttgcaAGCAACACAAAGACAAGGTGTCATTAATATTTAAACAGATTAGCAATTTTCA includes these proteins:
- the pamr1a gene encoding inactive serine protease PAMR1: MLFPAGQLAVSTGIWMYPKCGYLPASLPILLYLLQLLSTGASWPNVFRSQEDTCPGPQWNAMCRTCCEYEQIACKCPSQGTKVGYAVPCCRNVLDECDPCILHQGCSIFDNCKTCNNGTWQAKDNFYIRGRYCSACRQGWSGGDCLTCGEVIQRPHGHVTLESYPINAKCEWTLQVDRGATVELRFSMISLESDHSCQYDYVEVRDGDSRKSPVIGRYCGDESPSLIRSSGNSLHILFVSDGYNNYDGFFATFQEVSGQAPPLCATPPRPAHGDRFLQYKEGDILSSVQYLCYKPYKLKGASQRACLPNGTWSGSAPVCIKEVIIKECPTPPQVHNGYSEVSGSDGRTKYVEYFCNNTYILSGDSKRTCQNNGSWSGSQPLCVRACREPKVSKLVRQKVLKYQPPSRKSPVHKLYSASSQGETDADMPGKVFPVFGDLPPTFHHVYTSIEYECVSALYKPSGSARRTCLKTGKWSGRHFSCSPVCGKLPPASPQNLTEIHWPWHAAIYTRLYNASPLMARTKRRGDTFAIDEEEEGEEEENDWVKKDQRWQLVCSGALVNQHWVVVAAHCVAEPGRTEALSADDLNVVMGKRYLSDPRVNKRLQHIQIAQIFIHPNYDPHVLDTDLAILKLVDKARISEYVSPVCLPRLQGGEVTTKQAILTGWPVTGPHKAHTDSEAARTGLIEIADVMKCEKQYGKQGVPISMTDNMLCGRQHPLSPSMICPSETGGIILSPSADSQLTLGPETFHPSRAEDTDSHHSWELLGLVSFGYDLQDCNPDLYTVYTRVANFKNWIEKNIA